From a single Paraburkholderia sp. FT54 genomic region:
- a CDS encoding ABC transporter ATP-binding protein (Members of the family are the ATP-binding subunit of ABC transporters for substrates such as betaine, L-proline or other amino acids, choline, carnitine, etc. The substrate specificity is best determined from the substrate-binding subunit, rather than this subunit, as it interacts with the permease subunit and not with substrate directly.): MIELDKLTKTFTQKDGQQVKAVDSVSLTVGEGEICVFLGPSGCGKTTTLKMINRLIAPTSGRVLINGEDTSGLNEVELRRHIGYVIQQIGLFPNMTIEENITVVPRLLGWDKKRCRERATELMSMVALDPKQYLKRYPRELSGGQQQRIGVIRALAADPPVLLMDEPFGAVDPINRESIQNEFFQMQRQLNKTVIMVSHDIDEAIKLGDRVAVFRRGQLVQYDHPDTLLAHPRDEFVGAFVGQDSTLKRLLLVKAGDAATQPETAHADMPVARAFQMMDDSDNRYLTIVDDKQQALGYVTRRAARAAQGVCGDHLTAFKATVSADEHLRIVLSKMYQFNSSWMPVLDSDGRYVGEVTQDSIADYLSSGRSRRQTGQPAIVSPAVAAAEAAAVQAAAVQHA; encoded by the coding sequence ATGATCGAACTCGACAAACTGACCAAGACGTTTACGCAGAAGGACGGCCAGCAGGTGAAGGCGGTCGACTCGGTGAGCCTGACCGTCGGCGAAGGCGAAATCTGCGTGTTTCTGGGCCCGTCGGGCTGCGGCAAGACCACCACGCTGAAGATGATCAACCGTCTGATCGCGCCGACTTCGGGCCGCGTGCTGATCAACGGCGAGGACACCTCGGGTCTGAACGAAGTCGAATTGCGCCGTCACATCGGCTACGTAATCCAGCAGATCGGCCTGTTTCCGAACATGACGATCGAGGAGAACATCACGGTCGTGCCGCGCCTGCTCGGCTGGGACAAGAAGCGTTGCCGCGAACGGGCCACTGAATTGATGTCGATGGTCGCGCTCGATCCGAAGCAGTATCTGAAGCGCTATCCGCGTGAACTGTCGGGTGGTCAGCAGCAGCGTATTGGCGTGATTCGCGCGTTGGCCGCCGATCCGCCGGTGCTGCTGATGGACGAGCCGTTCGGCGCGGTCGACCCGATCAACCGAGAGTCGATTCAGAACGAGTTCTTCCAGATGCAGCGTCAGTTGAACAAGACGGTGATCATGGTGAGCCACGACATCGACGAGGCGATCAAGCTCGGTGACCGCGTCGCCGTGTTCCGCCGTGGTCAACTGGTGCAATACGATCATCCGGATACGTTGCTGGCGCATCCGCGCGACGAGTTCGTCGGCGCGTTTGTCGGTCAGGACAGCACGTTGAAGCGCCTCTTGCTGGTGAAGGCCGGCGATGCCGCCACCCAGCCGGAAACCGCGCACGCCGATATGCCGGTCGCGCGTGCGTTCCAGATGATGGACGACAGCGACAACCGCTATCTGACCATCGTCGACGACAAGCAGCAGGCGCTCGGCTATGTGACGCGCCGCGCGGCGCGCGCGGCTCAGGGCGTGTGCGGCGACCATCTGACCGCGTTCAAGGCGACGGTCAGTGCGGACGAGCATCTGCGCATCGTGCTGTCGAAGATGTACCAGTTCAATTCGTCATGGATGCCGGTGCTGGATAGCGACGGCCGTTACGTCGGCGAAGTCACGCAGGATTCGATCGCGGACTATCTGAGCTCGGGCCGCTCGCGCCGGCAGACGGGTCAGCCGGCGATCGTGTCGCCAGCCGTCGCCGCGGCGGAAGCAGCGGCAGTGCAGGCTGCAGCAGTTCAACACGCGTGA
- a CDS encoding ABC transporter permease, producing MNVFDYLLANWPELLQLTAQHVWLVGIAVGCAIAVGVPLGILINRHEWLAAPLLSVATVVLTLPSIALFGLMIPVFSRFGQGIGAVPAITAVFLYSLLPIMRNTYLALRNVDAGIKEAGIGIGMTVWQRLRLVDLPLSVPVILGGVRTAVVMNIGVMTIAAVIGAGGLGTLIIRAIGQSNMMKLLVGAVLVSVLAIVADLLLQALQRLLTPKGVQKT from the coding sequence ATGAATGTATTCGACTATCTATTGGCCAACTGGCCTGAACTGCTGCAACTCACCGCACAACACGTGTGGCTGGTGGGAATCGCAGTGGGCTGCGCGATTGCCGTCGGCGTACCCTTGGGTATCCTGATCAATCGGCACGAGTGGCTCGCGGCGCCGCTGCTGAGCGTGGCGACGGTGGTGCTGACCTTGCCGTCCATCGCGCTGTTCGGCTTGATGATTCCGGTGTTCTCGCGCTTCGGCCAAGGCATCGGCGCGGTGCCGGCGATCACCGCCGTGTTCCTCTATTCGCTGCTGCCGATCATGCGCAACACCTACCTCGCGCTGCGCAACGTCGACGCCGGCATCAAGGAAGCGGGCATCGGTATCGGCATGACGGTGTGGCAACGCCTGCGCCTCGTCGATTTGCCGCTCTCCGTGCCGGTGATTCTCGGCGGCGTGCGCACGGCGGTGGTGATGAACATCGGCGTGATGACGATCGCCGCGGTGATCGGCGCGGGCGGTCTGGGCACGCTGATCATCCGCGCAATCGGCCAGAGCAACATGATGAAACTGTTGGTGGGCGCCGTGCTCGTGAGCGTGCTCGCGATCGTCGCCGACCTGCTGCTGCAAGCGCTGCAACGCTTGCTCACCCCGAAGGGAGTACAAAAGACATGA
- a CDS encoding glycine betaine ABC transporter substrate-binding protein, whose translation MTNLFKRSRWIAAGALLLTSLQAGAATLVLGGKNFTEQYVLAEITSQYLRAKGYTIDARTGLGSTLLRSAQENGQVDITWEYTGTAAIVYNKITEKLDPKTMYERVKTLDAKRGLVWLNCSPLNNTYALGLPQQLAQQTGIRTISQLAAKMATEPKKKHVFAMDAEFANRPDGLKPLEAAYGMQFSRAETRQMDPGLVYTALHNNQVPIGLIYTTDGRVKGFNIVPLEDDRHYFPAYNATPVVRKTTLDQNPQLAPQLNALSDALNNDTMLEMNKQVDIDGKPVREVAAEFLRTHKLP comes from the coding sequence ATGACGAATCTGTTCAAACGCAGCCGCTGGATTGCCGCCGGCGCATTGCTCCTTACGAGCCTTCAGGCCGGCGCGGCGACGCTCGTGCTCGGCGGAAAAAATTTCACCGAGCAATACGTTCTTGCCGAAATCACGTCGCAATATCTGCGCGCGAAGGGCTACACGATCGACGCCCGCACCGGTCTCGGCAGCACGCTGTTGCGCAGCGCGCAGGAGAACGGCCAGGTCGATATCACGTGGGAATACACCGGCACCGCCGCAATCGTCTACAACAAGATCACCGAAAAGCTCGATCCGAAGACGATGTACGAGCGCGTGAAAACGCTCGACGCGAAACGTGGTTTGGTTTGGCTCAATTGTTCGCCGCTGAACAACACGTACGCGCTCGGTCTTCCGCAGCAGTTGGCGCAGCAAACCGGCATCCGCACGATTTCGCAACTCGCCGCGAAGATGGCGACGGAGCCGAAAAAGAAGCACGTGTTCGCCATGGATGCCGAATTCGCCAATCGTCCGGACGGGCTGAAGCCGCTCGAAGCCGCCTACGGCATGCAGTTCAGCCGCGCGGAAACGCGTCAGATGGATCCAGGCCTCGTCTACACGGCGTTGCATAACAACCAGGTGCCAATCGGACTGATCTACACGACCGACGGCCGCGTGAAGGGCTTCAACATCGTGCCGCTCGAAGACGATCGCCACTACTTCCCCGCGTACAACGCCACGCCCGTGGTGCGCAAGACGACGCTCGACCAGAATCCGCAACTCGCGCCGCAACTGAACGCATTGTCCGACGCGCTGAACAACGACACGATGCTGGAGATGAACAAGCAGGTCGACATTGACGGCAAGCCGGTGCGCGAAGTCGCGGCGGAATTCCTGCGCACGCACAAGCTGCCTTGA
- a CDS encoding ABC transporter permease — MIQRPARLIGSLVAIGVVVALLCRAIDPSALHQYAPDLVYYTKRHLVLVGYSMALALLVGIPAGVLLSRPSFARHAERFMQIFNIGNTIPSLAVLAIALGIFGIGDIPALVALFLASLLPITRNAYEGMKNVSPALREAARGLGMTGWQSLLRVELPNAMPIIIGGVRTALAINVGSAPLAYLIGADSLGTLIFPGIYLNNQQQLLLGAAATAILALVLDGIVSAGSRYLLARRGVTA, encoded by the coding sequence ATGATTCAACGTCCTGCCAGACTGATCGGCAGTCTTGTCGCTATCGGTGTTGTCGTCGCGTTGCTGTGCCGCGCGATCGATCCCAGCGCATTGCATCAATACGCGCCTGATCTCGTCTACTACACCAAGCGACACCTGGTGCTCGTCGGCTATTCCATGGCGCTCGCGCTGCTGGTCGGCATTCCCGCTGGCGTATTGCTGAGCCGTCCATCGTTCGCGCGTCACGCCGAACGTTTCATGCAGATCTTCAACATCGGCAACACGATTCCCTCGCTGGCCGTGCTGGCGATCGCACTCGGCATCTTCGGCATCGGCGATATTCCGGCGCTCGTCGCACTGTTTCTCGCGTCGTTGCTGCCGATCACCCGCAATGCCTATGAAGGCATGAAGAACGTCTCGCCCGCGCTGCGAGAGGCGGCGCGCGGTCTCGGCATGACGGGCTGGCAGTCGTTGTTGCGCGTGGAGTTGCCTAACGCCATGCCGATCATCATCGGTGGCGTGCGCACGGCGCTCGCGATCAACGTGGGCAGCGCGCCGCTCGCTTATCTTATCGGCGCGGACAGTCTCGGCACGCTGATCTTTCCCGGCATCTATCTGAACAACCAGCAGCAGCTTTTGCTCGGCGCGGCAGCCACCGCGATTCTCGCGCTGGTGCTGGACGGCATCGTCTCGGCCGGCAGCCGCTACCTGCTCGCGCGACGCGGGGTGACGGCATGA
- the scpB gene encoding methylmalonyl-CoA decarboxylase, translating to MSTMHTPSFTVTVDIIDERIARLTFSHPTRRNALSAELLEALDARLIELAARRIPVVILGSGVGQDVWSAGHDLGELARDRDPIAYGKPLEQALRRVRAYPGVVIAMVSGSAWGGAVDLVMSCDLVVADESARFAMTPANIGLPYTTSGLLRFFNNVPIHVLKEMFFTAQPLDAARAERFGVVNRLVDSDRLEATALDMARGIAGKAPLAIQAVKEQLRILEDLQPMPVQAMEQIAELRRRACESADFSEGLAAFSERRAAVFGGK from the coding sequence ATGAGCACGATGCACACACCGTCATTTACGGTGACAGTCGATATCATCGATGAACGGATCGCCCGGTTGACGTTCAGTCATCCTACGCGAAGAAATGCGCTCAGCGCTGAGCTGTTAGAGGCGCTCGACGCGCGCCTCATCGAGCTCGCTGCGCGGCGCATACCGGTCGTGATATTGGGCAGCGGAGTCGGACAGGACGTCTGGAGCGCGGGCCACGATCTCGGCGAACTGGCGCGCGACCGCGATCCGATCGCCTACGGCAAGCCGCTCGAACAGGCGTTGCGCCGGGTGCGCGCGTATCCGGGCGTGGTGATCGCAATGGTGTCGGGTTCGGCGTGGGGCGGCGCGGTGGATCTGGTGATGAGTTGCGACCTGGTCGTCGCCGACGAAAGCGCGCGTTTCGCGATGACGCCTGCGAATATCGGCTTGCCCTATACGACGAGCGGTTTGCTGCGCTTCTTCAACAACGTGCCGATTCACGTGTTGAAGGAGATGTTCTTCACCGCACAGCCGCTCGATGCGGCGCGTGCCGAGCGGTTCGGTGTGGTCAACCGGCTGGTCGACAGCGACAGGCTGGAGGCAACGGCGCTCGACATGGCGCGCGGCATTGCCGGCAAGGCGCCGCTTGCGATTCAGGCCGTGAAGGAGCAATTGCGAATACTCGAGGACCTGCAGCCGATGCCAGTGCAGGCGATGGAGCAGATTGCGGAGCTGCGTCGGCGGGCGTGCGAGAGTGCTGACTTTAGCGAAGGGTTGGCGGCGTTTTCGGAGCGGCGGGCGGCGGTGTTTGGCGGGAAATGA